A DNA window from Eretmochelys imbricata isolate rEreImb1 chromosome 3, rEreImb1.hap1, whole genome shotgun sequence contains the following coding sequences:
- the LGSN gene encoding lengsin — MDKEEELTHQNTVGNDNDEDDGGSICGLKRTRGVKVTAKYILPLECEKMEISHPTNTPDHSYLQRATGHVELPASPSLQKPSNFPNTQDEKGGGNGSFPIEVTVKDNILRKTEVHKDDEGGRRVVEREVETPEGIQTSSKGNQPLGMEPESKEEKSGGSDIASTEDKSGVTETASNEDKCGGTEDEEEDATEKENKGNNLAIQEKSIEASFMLGSRVSKQTLQELKNLLRSSPLLGNRAKYTGKQSRTSSHIRLQKPNEKAVDKQGRSFESLSLNFGGENRKLHCIDNYVAGLPNKPLLVHSSAGSDQQQSEGSNMEHPSRRQPPAYKNTGSMPGIKFDPSPDQTDHSREPDVNNPGSQFSLRLVSLIEHIKQQMDRDNIQFVRFEATDLHGVSRSKSIPSRFFHEKAIYGVSMPRGYLELTLNPKDSEVDHISATNFNCDILLSPDLSTFRVLPWTEQTARVICDSFTILGTPLLTSPRHIAKQQLRQLQDNGLSLRSAFTYEFCIYGIAEIVNSKTISFPTASILNSYDQSFIQELIEGMYHAGANIESFSSSTWPGQMEISFHPEFGIGAADTAFTFRTGTKEVAKKYNYIASFFTENGFYNSGILSHSLWDFSGQKNLFSVDWGVQALTDVGKNWLAGLLVHSKALSCLMAPTVSCRKRYSKYGKESKEFVTAKWAFNDNSCAFNIKCHGAKGAQIDNKLGSATANPYLVLAATIAAGLDGVKRKLNFQDVSEENQNTAQLKFAAIPLKLEDALAALEEDLCLREALGDTFIRYFVAMKHYELETEQTDAERNKFLEYFI; from the exons AACACAGTTGGAAATGACAATGATGAAGATGATGGCGGCAGTATATGTGGTTTAAAAAGGACAAGAGGAGTCAAAGTCACTGCAAAATACATTCTCCCATTAGAATGTGAGAAAATGGAGATCTCCCACCCTACAAACACCCCAGATCATTCTTATCTGCAAAGAGCAACTGGTCATGTAGAACTACCTGCAAGTCCATCCCTTCAAAAACCATCTAATTTCCCTAACACACAAGATGAAAAGGGGGGCGGAAATGGGAGCTTCCCTATAGAAGTCACTGTGAAAGACAACATATTGAGGAAAACAGAAGTCCACAAAGATGATGAAGGTGGGAGAAGAGTGGTAGAAAGAGAGGTGGAGACACCTGAGGGAATACAGACATCAAGCAAAGGGAATCAGCCTTTGGGAATGGAGCCtgaaagcaaagaagaaaaatctgGGGGTTCAGATATAGCAAGCACAGAAGATAAATCTGGAGTGACAGAGACAGCAAGTAATGAGGACAAATGTGGGGGAACAGAAGATGAAGAGGAGGATGCAacagagaaagagaataaaggtaATAACTTAGCAATCCAGGAAAAAAGCATTGAAGCATCTTTCATGCTGGGGTCTCGAGTTTCCAAACAAACATTGCAAGAGCTGAAAAACCTACTCAGAAGCAGTCCTCTGCTTGGCAACAGGGCCAAATACACTGGCAAGCAGAGCAGAACTTCTTCCCATATACGTCTGCAAAAACCCAATGAAAAAGCAGTTGACAAACAGGGTAGATCCTTTGAGTCTCTTTCTCTTAATTTTGGAGGGGAGAATCGAAAGCTCCACTGTATAGACAATTATGTAGCAGGGCTGCCAAACAAGCCCCTCTTGGTTCACAGCTCTGCTGGGTCTGATCAGCAACAATCAGAAGGCAGCAACATGGAGCATCCCAGTAGGAGGCAACCACCAGCTTATAAAAACACAGGCAGCATGCCAGGAATTAAATTCGACCCTTCTCCTGACCAGACTG atcacAGCAGAGAGCCTGACGTAAACAACCCTGGAAGTCAATTTTCCCTTCGCCTGGTCTCGCTTATTGAACACATTAAACAACAGATGGACAGAGACAATATTCAGTTTGTTAGATTTGAAGCAACTGACCTGCATGGAGTGTCAAGATCCAAGAGCATTCCTTCTCGTTTTTTTCAT GAAAAGGCAATCTATGGTGTGTCCATGCCCAGAGGATACCTCGAACTGACCCTGAATCCTAAGGACAGTGAAGTGGACCACATAAGTGCAACCAATTTTAATTGTGACATACTCCTGAGCCCGGATTTATCAACATTTAGAGTTCTACCATGGACTGAACAAACTGCTAGAGTGATATGTGATTCCTTCACTATACTGGGAACCCCTCTATTGACCTCACCCAGGCACATTGCCAAACAACAGCTGAGACAACTTCAGGACAATGGATTGTCATTGCGCTCTGCCTTCACCTATGAATTTTGCATTTATGGCATTGCTGAGATTGTAAATTCAAAGACAATATCTTTTCCTACAGCAAGCATACTCAATAGTTATGACCAGTCTTTCATTCAGGAACTCATTGAAGGAATGTATCACGCTGGTGCCAACATTGAGAGCTTCTCTTCTTCCACTTGGCCTGGACAGATGGAGATCTCTTTTCATCCAGAGTTTGGCATAGGTGCCGCTGACACTGCCTTCACCTTCAGAACAGGCACTAAAGAAGTGGCAAAAAAGTACAACTACATTGCAAGTTTTTTCACAGAGAACGGGTTCTACAATTCGGGGATTCTGTCACATAGTCTGTGGGATTTCAGTGGCCAAAAGAATTTGTTTTCTGTTGACTGGGGGGTTCAGGCACTTACCGATGTTGGAAAGAATTGGCTGGCAGGGCTCTTGGTACATTCCAAAGCTCTCAGCTGCCTGATGGCTCCTACGGTCAGCTGCCGTAAACGCTATTCCAAATATGGTAAGGAATCAAAAGAATTTGTGACTGCAAAATGGGCATTTAATGATAATAGCTGTGCCTTTAACATTAAATGTCATGGTGCAAAAGGTGCTCAGATAGACAACAAGCTAGGTTCAGCTACAGCAAACCCCTATCTGGTGCTTGCTGCTACTATTGCGGCAGGCCTGGATGGAGTAAAGAGAAAACTTAACTTCCAGGATGTGTCAGAAGAGAACCAGAACACTGCTCAGTTGAAATTTGCAGCAATCCCTCTGAAACTAGAAGATGCTCTTGCTGCACTTGAGGAAGATTTGTGCCTTAGGGAAGCACTGGGTGATACCTTTATTCGATACTTTGTTGCCATGAAACATTATGAGTTGGAAACTGAACAAACGGATGCAGAACGGAATAaatttttagaatattttattTAG